One segment of Phragmites australis chromosome 13, lpPhrAust1.1, whole genome shotgun sequence DNA contains the following:
- the LOC133888940 gene encoding putative G-type lectin S-receptor-like serine/threonine-protein kinase At1g61610 isoform X2, with the protein MPTCKGLMGMACLLVFIFLCMVCLCQSDDKLTPAKPLLPSDVLVSDGGVFALGFFSLKNSTSSSYVGIWYNNIPERTYVWIANRDNPITTDLPGKLVFTNSSDLVLLDSTGRTLWTTTNNITAGGGGTAAILLNSGNLVVRSPNGTGIWESFHYPTDTIVPNVSFSLSSADGAKRLVAWKGPDDPSSSDFSMGGDSSSDLQIVVWNGTRPYWRRAAWGGNLVFGTFQSNTSFMMYQTIVDTGDGYYIKLTVSDGSPSIRLTLDYTGMVSFRRWNDNTSSWTIFNQFPSPACDRYDSCGPFGYCDGTESVRTCKCLNGFEPNGLNFSLGCRRKEELKCGEVDSFLTLPDMKTPDKFVYIRNKSFDQCTAECSHNCSCTAYAYANLKNVDTMLDRSRCLVWMGELVDMEKFSNDFGENLYLRLPSSPVSKKKSTLLKIILPVMASLLLLPTCIWFVYKSRGKYQSKKIQYNHTLQHLDASNELGNENLEFPSVCLLDIITATNNFSDYNMLGKGGFGKVYRGILEGGKDVAIKRLSKGSVQGVEEFRNEVVLIAKLQHRNLVRLLGYCIHEDEKLLIYEYLPNKSLDAFLFDATRKSVLDWPTRFKIIKGVARGLLYLHQDSRLTIIHRDLKASNILLDTEMSPKISDFGMARIFGGNEQQANTTRVVGTYGYMSPEYAMEGSFSVKSDTYSFGVLLLEIAWSLWKDGNARELVDSSVVESCSLHEVIRCIHLGLLCVQDHPNARPLMSSVVFMLENETAPLPTPKQPVYFTLRNYETDQSNEHMRRSLNNMSITTLEGR; encoded by the exons ATGCCAACTTGCAAAGGCCTAATGGGCATGGCCTGCCTCCTCGTTTTCATCTTCCTGTGCATGGTTTGCTTATGCCAATCCGATGACAAGCTAACACCTGCAAAGCCACTCTTGCCTAGCGACGTGCTCGTCTCAGACGGCGGTGTCTTTGCTCTCGGCTTCTTCTCCCTGAAAAACTCAACTTCGAGCTCGTATGTCGGCATATGGTACAACAACATCCCCGAGCGCACATACGTGTGGATCGCCAACCGCGACAACCCGATCACCACCGATCTGCCCGGGAAACTGGTTTTTACCAATAGTTCTGACCTTGTATTGTTAGACTCCACAGGCCGCACTCTTTGGACGACGACAAACAACATCACCGCCGGAGGCGGCGGGACTGCTGCCATCCTGCTCAACTCGGGGAACTTGGTTGTCCGGTCGCCAAACGGCACTGGCATATGGGAGAGCTTCCATTACCCGACTGACACAATCGTCCCCAACGTAAGTTTCTCGTTGAGCTCGGCCGATGGTGCTAAGCGCCTTGTTGCCTGGAAAGGGCCTGATGACCCATCCAGCAGTGACTTCTCCATGGGCGGCGACTCTAGCTCAGACCTCCAGATTGTCGTTTGGAATGGGACAAGGCCATACTGGCGAAGAGCCGCGTGGGGTGGTAACTTGGTGTTCGGCACGTTCCAGAGCAACACCAGCTTCATGATGTACCAAACGATAGTGGACACAGGGGACGGGTACTACATCAAATTGACCGTCTCTGACGGCTCACCGAGCATACGTTTAACTCTGGATTACACAGGCATGGTAAGTTTTCGAAGATGGAACGACAACACATCTTCATGGACAATCTTCAATCAATTCCCCAGTCCGGCATGTGACCGTTACGACTCTTGTGGCCCGTTTGGCTACTGCGATGGCACTGAGTCTGTTCGGACATGCAAGTGCCTCAATGGGTTTGAGCCCAATGGTCTTAACTTTTCCCTAGGATGTCGGCGAAAGGAGGAGCTGAAATGTGGTGAAGTAGATAGTTTCTTGACCTTGCCTGACATGAAGACTCCTGACAAGTTCGTGTACATCAGGAACAAAAGCTTCGACCAATGCACAGCAGAATGCAGCCATAACTGTTCTTGTACAGCGTATGCTTATGCGAACCTGAAAAATGTCGACACAATGCTGGACCGGTCGAGGTGCTTGGTTTGGATGGGGGAGCTTGTCGATATGGAGAAGTTTAGTAACGATTTTGGTGAGAACCTGTATCTCCGGCTTCCCAGCTCACCAG TTAGCAAGAAGAAGAGCACTCTACTGAAGATTATACTCCCGGTTATGGCTAGTTTGCTTCTTCTACCCACATGTATATGGTTTGTATACAAGTCAAGAG GCAAATACCAAAGCAAGAAAATTCAGTACAATCATACACTGCAACATTTGGATGCTTCCAATGAACTTGGAAATGAAAACTTAGAATTTCCATCAGTTTGCTTATTAGACATCATCACTGCAACAAACAATTTCTCCGATTATAACATGCTTGGAAAAGGTGGATTCGGAAAAGTTTACAGG GGAATATTGGAAGGTGGCAAGGATGTAGCGATCAAAAGGCTTAGTAAAGGTTCTGTGCAAGGGGTTGAGGAGTTCAGAAATGAAGTAGTTCTGATTGCCAAACTGCAGCACAGAAACTTAGTTAGACTTCTTGGTTACTGCATTCATGAAGATGAGAAGTTACTGATATATGAATACTTACCTAACAAAAGCTTGGATGCCTTCCTTTTTG ATGCTACAAGAAAATCTGTGCTTGATTGGCCGACCCGGTTCAAAATAATTAAAGGGGTTGCGAGAGGGCTTCTTTATCTCCACCAAGATTCAAGGCTGACAATAATTCATAGAGATCTCAAAGCAAGTAACATCTTGTTGGACACGGAAATGAGTCCCAAGATATCAGATTTTGGTATGGCAAGGatttttggtggaaacgagCAACAAGCAAACACTACTCGAGTAGTTGGAACATA TGGTTACATGTCTCCTGAATATGCGATGGAAGGTTCTTTTTCTGTCAAGTCTGACACATATAGCTTTGGTGTTCTACTGCTGGAGATT GCATGGAGCTTATGGAAAGATGGAAATGCAAGGGAATTGGTGGACTCATCGGTTGTGGAGAGTTGCTCCCTTCACGAAGTTATACGGTGCATTCATTTAGGACTCTTATGTGTTCAAGACCATCCAAATGCTAGGCCACTCATGTCTTCCGTTGTGTTCATGCTGGAGAATGAAACAGCCCCACTTCCTACCCCAAAGCAACCTGTGTATTTTACACTTAGGAATTATGAAACTGATCAGTCAAATGAACACATGAGAAGATCTCTGAATAACATGAGTATCACAACACTAGAGGGGCGTTAA
- the LOC133888940 gene encoding putative G-type lectin S-receptor-like serine/threonine-protein kinase At1g61610 isoform X1: MPTCKGLMGMACLLVFIFLCMVCLCQSDDKLTPAKPLLPSDVLVSDGGVFALGFFSLKNSTSSSYVGIWYNNIPERTYVWIANRDNPITTDLPGKLVFTNSSDLVLLDSTGRTLWTTTNNITAGGGGTAAILLNSGNLVVRSPNGTGIWESFHYPTDTIVPNVSFSLSSADGAKRLVAWKGPDDPSSSDFSMGGDSSSDLQIVVWNGTRPYWRRAAWGGNLVFGTFQSNTSFMMYQTIVDTGDGYYIKLTVSDGSPSIRLTLDYTGMVSFRRWNDNTSSWTIFNQFPSPACDRYDSCGPFGYCDGTESVRTCKCLNGFEPNGLNFSLGCRRKEELKCGEVDSFLTLPDMKTPDKFVYIRNKSFDQCTAECSHNCSCTAYAYANLKNVDTMLDRSRCLVWMGELVDMEKFSNDFGENLYLRLPSSPVSKKKSTLLKIILPVMASLLLLPTCIWFVYKSRGKYQSKKIQYNHTLQHLDASNELGNENLEFPSVCLLDIITATNNFSDYNMLGKGGFGKVYRGILEGGKDVAIKRLSKGSVQGVEEFRNEVVLIAKLQHRNLVRLLGYCIHEDEKLLIYEYLPNKSLDAFLFDATRKSVLDWPTRFKIIKGVARGLLYLHQDSRLTIIHRDLKASNILLDTEMSPKISDFGMARIFGGNEQQANTTRVVGTYGYMSPEYAMEGSFSVKSDTYSFGVLLLEIVSCLKISSPHLILDFPNLIAYAWSLWKDGNARELVDSSVVESCSLHEVIRCIHLGLLCVQDHPNARPLMSSVVFMLENETAPLPTPKQPVYFTLRNYETDQSNEHMRRSLNNMSITTLEGR; the protein is encoded by the exons ATGCCAACTTGCAAAGGCCTAATGGGCATGGCCTGCCTCCTCGTTTTCATCTTCCTGTGCATGGTTTGCTTATGCCAATCCGATGACAAGCTAACACCTGCAAAGCCACTCTTGCCTAGCGACGTGCTCGTCTCAGACGGCGGTGTCTTTGCTCTCGGCTTCTTCTCCCTGAAAAACTCAACTTCGAGCTCGTATGTCGGCATATGGTACAACAACATCCCCGAGCGCACATACGTGTGGATCGCCAACCGCGACAACCCGATCACCACCGATCTGCCCGGGAAACTGGTTTTTACCAATAGTTCTGACCTTGTATTGTTAGACTCCACAGGCCGCACTCTTTGGACGACGACAAACAACATCACCGCCGGAGGCGGCGGGACTGCTGCCATCCTGCTCAACTCGGGGAACTTGGTTGTCCGGTCGCCAAACGGCACTGGCATATGGGAGAGCTTCCATTACCCGACTGACACAATCGTCCCCAACGTAAGTTTCTCGTTGAGCTCGGCCGATGGTGCTAAGCGCCTTGTTGCCTGGAAAGGGCCTGATGACCCATCCAGCAGTGACTTCTCCATGGGCGGCGACTCTAGCTCAGACCTCCAGATTGTCGTTTGGAATGGGACAAGGCCATACTGGCGAAGAGCCGCGTGGGGTGGTAACTTGGTGTTCGGCACGTTCCAGAGCAACACCAGCTTCATGATGTACCAAACGATAGTGGACACAGGGGACGGGTACTACATCAAATTGACCGTCTCTGACGGCTCACCGAGCATACGTTTAACTCTGGATTACACAGGCATGGTAAGTTTTCGAAGATGGAACGACAACACATCTTCATGGACAATCTTCAATCAATTCCCCAGTCCGGCATGTGACCGTTACGACTCTTGTGGCCCGTTTGGCTACTGCGATGGCACTGAGTCTGTTCGGACATGCAAGTGCCTCAATGGGTTTGAGCCCAATGGTCTTAACTTTTCCCTAGGATGTCGGCGAAAGGAGGAGCTGAAATGTGGTGAAGTAGATAGTTTCTTGACCTTGCCTGACATGAAGACTCCTGACAAGTTCGTGTACATCAGGAACAAAAGCTTCGACCAATGCACAGCAGAATGCAGCCATAACTGTTCTTGTACAGCGTATGCTTATGCGAACCTGAAAAATGTCGACACAATGCTGGACCGGTCGAGGTGCTTGGTTTGGATGGGGGAGCTTGTCGATATGGAGAAGTTTAGTAACGATTTTGGTGAGAACCTGTATCTCCGGCTTCCCAGCTCACCAG TTAGCAAGAAGAAGAGCACTCTACTGAAGATTATACTCCCGGTTATGGCTAGTTTGCTTCTTCTACCCACATGTATATGGTTTGTATACAAGTCAAGAG GCAAATACCAAAGCAAGAAAATTCAGTACAATCATACACTGCAACATTTGGATGCTTCCAATGAACTTGGAAATGAAAACTTAGAATTTCCATCAGTTTGCTTATTAGACATCATCACTGCAACAAACAATTTCTCCGATTATAACATGCTTGGAAAAGGTGGATTCGGAAAAGTTTACAGG GGAATATTGGAAGGTGGCAAGGATGTAGCGATCAAAAGGCTTAGTAAAGGTTCTGTGCAAGGGGTTGAGGAGTTCAGAAATGAAGTAGTTCTGATTGCCAAACTGCAGCACAGAAACTTAGTTAGACTTCTTGGTTACTGCATTCATGAAGATGAGAAGTTACTGATATATGAATACTTACCTAACAAAAGCTTGGATGCCTTCCTTTTTG ATGCTACAAGAAAATCTGTGCTTGATTGGCCGACCCGGTTCAAAATAATTAAAGGGGTTGCGAGAGGGCTTCTTTATCTCCACCAAGATTCAAGGCTGACAATAATTCATAGAGATCTCAAAGCAAGTAACATCTTGTTGGACACGGAAATGAGTCCCAAGATATCAGATTTTGGTATGGCAAGGatttttggtggaaacgagCAACAAGCAAACACTACTCGAGTAGTTGGAACATA TGGTTACATGTCTCCTGAATATGCGATGGAAGGTTCTTTTTCTGTCAAGTCTGACACATATAGCTTTGGTGTTCTACTGCTGGAGATTGTAAGCTGCTTAAAGATCAGCTCACCCCATCTCATATTGGACTTTCCAAACCTTATTGCTTAT GCATGGAGCTTATGGAAAGATGGAAATGCAAGGGAATTGGTGGACTCATCGGTTGTGGAGAGTTGCTCCCTTCACGAAGTTATACGGTGCATTCATTTAGGACTCTTATGTGTTCAAGACCATCCAAATGCTAGGCCACTCATGTCTTCCGTTGTGTTCATGCTGGAGAATGAAACAGCCCCACTTCCTACCCCAAAGCAACCTGTGTATTTTACACTTAGGAATTATGAAACTGATCAGTCAAATGAACACATGAGAAGATCTCTGAATAACATGAGTATCACAACACTAGAGGGGCGTTAA
- the LOC133888940 gene encoding G-type lectin S-receptor-like serine/threonine-protein kinase B120 isoform X4, whose product MKTPDKFVYIRNKSFDQCTAECSHNCSCTAYAYANLKNVDTMLDRSRCLVWMGELVDMEKFSNDFGENLYLRLPSSPVSKKKSTLLKIILPVMASLLLLPTCIWFVYKSRGKYQSKKIQYNHTLQHLDASNELGNENLEFPSVCLLDIITATNNFSDYNMLGKGGFGKVYRGILEGGKDVAIKRLSKGSVQGVEEFRNEVVLIAKLQHRNLVRLLGYCIHEDEKLLIYEYLPNKSLDAFLFDATRKSVLDWPTRFKIIKGVARGLLYLHQDSRLTIIHRDLKASNILLDTEMSPKISDFGMARIFGGNEQQANTTRVVGTYGYMSPEYAMEGSFSVKSDTYSFGVLLLEIVSCLKISSPHLILDFPNLIAYAWSLWKDGNARELVDSSVVESCSLHEVIRCIHLGLLCVQDHPNARPLMSSVVFMLENETAPLPTPKQPVYFTLRNYETDQSNEHMRRSLNNMSITTLEGR is encoded by the exons ATGAAGACTCCTGACAAGTTCGTGTACATCAGGAACAAAAGCTTCGACCAATGCACAGCAGAATGCAGCCATAACTGTTCTTGTACAGCGTATGCTTATGCGAACCTGAAAAATGTCGACACAATGCTGGACCGGTCGAGGTGCTTGGTTTGGATGGGGGAGCTTGTCGATATGGAGAAGTTTAGTAACGATTTTGGTGAGAACCTGTATCTCCGGCTTCCCAGCTCACCAG TTAGCAAGAAGAAGAGCACTCTACTGAAGATTATACTCCCGGTTATGGCTAGTTTGCTTCTTCTACCCACATGTATATGGTTTGTATACAAGTCAAGAG GCAAATACCAAAGCAAGAAAATTCAGTACAATCATACACTGCAACATTTGGATGCTTCCAATGAACTTGGAAATGAAAACTTAGAATTTCCATCAGTTTGCTTATTAGACATCATCACTGCAACAAACAATTTCTCCGATTATAACATGCTTGGAAAAGGTGGATTCGGAAAAGTTTACAGG GGAATATTGGAAGGTGGCAAGGATGTAGCGATCAAAAGGCTTAGTAAAGGTTCTGTGCAAGGGGTTGAGGAGTTCAGAAATGAAGTAGTTCTGATTGCCAAACTGCAGCACAGAAACTTAGTTAGACTTCTTGGTTACTGCATTCATGAAGATGAGAAGTTACTGATATATGAATACTTACCTAACAAAAGCTTGGATGCCTTCCTTTTTG ATGCTACAAGAAAATCTGTGCTTGATTGGCCGACCCGGTTCAAAATAATTAAAGGGGTTGCGAGAGGGCTTCTTTATCTCCACCAAGATTCAAGGCTGACAATAATTCATAGAGATCTCAAAGCAAGTAACATCTTGTTGGACACGGAAATGAGTCCCAAGATATCAGATTTTGGTATGGCAAGGatttttggtggaaacgagCAACAAGCAAACACTACTCGAGTAGTTGGAACATA TGGTTACATGTCTCCTGAATATGCGATGGAAGGTTCTTTTTCTGTCAAGTCTGACACATATAGCTTTGGTGTTCTACTGCTGGAGATTGTAAGCTGCTTAAAGATCAGCTCACCCCATCTCATATTGGACTTTCCAAACCTTATTGCTTAT GCATGGAGCTTATGGAAAGATGGAAATGCAAGGGAATTGGTGGACTCATCGGTTGTGGAGAGTTGCTCCCTTCACGAAGTTATACGGTGCATTCATTTAGGACTCTTATGTGTTCAAGACCATCCAAATGCTAGGCCACTCATGTCTTCCGTTGTGTTCATGCTGGAGAATGAAACAGCCCCACTTCCTACCCCAAAGCAACCTGTGTATTTTACACTTAGGAATTATGAAACTGATCAGTCAAATGAACACATGAGAAGATCTCTGAATAACATGAGTATCACAACACTAGAGGGGCGTTAA
- the LOC133888940 gene encoding putative G-type lectin S-receptor-like serine/threonine-protein kinase At1g61610 isoform X3 — MPTCKGLMGMACLLVFIFLCMVCLCQSDDKLTPAKPLLPSDVLVSDGGVFALGFFSLKNSTSSSYVGIWYNNIPERTYVWIANRDNPITTDLPGKLVFTNSSDLVLLDSTGRTLWTTTNNITAGGGGTAAILLNSGNLVVRSPNGTGIWESFHYPTDTIVPNVSFSLSSADGAKRLVAWKGPDDPSSSDFSMGGDSSSDLQIVVWNGTRPYWRRAAWGGNLVFGTFQSNTSFMMYQTIVDTGDGYYIKLTVSDGSPSIRLTLDYTGMVSFRRWNDNTSSWTIFNQFPSPACDRYDSCGPFGYCDGTESVRTCKCLNGFEPNGLNFSLGCRRKEELKCGEVDSFLTLPDMKTPDKFVYIRNKSFDQCTAECSHNCSCTAYAYANLKNVDTMLDRSRCLVWMGELVDMEKFSNDFGENLYLRLPSSPVSKKKSTLLKIILPVMASLLLLPTCIWFVYKSRGKYQSKKIQYNHTLQHLDASNELGNENLEFPSVCLLDIITATNNFSDYNMLGKGGFGKVYRGILEGGKDVAIKRLSKGSVQGVEEFRNEVVLIAKLQHRNLVRLLGYCIHEDEKLLIYEYLPNKSLDAFLFDATRKSVLDWPTRFKIIKGVARGLLYLHQDSRLTIIHRDLKASNILLDTEMSPKISDFGMARIFGGNEQQANTTRVVGT, encoded by the exons ATGCCAACTTGCAAAGGCCTAATGGGCATGGCCTGCCTCCTCGTTTTCATCTTCCTGTGCATGGTTTGCTTATGCCAATCCGATGACAAGCTAACACCTGCAAAGCCACTCTTGCCTAGCGACGTGCTCGTCTCAGACGGCGGTGTCTTTGCTCTCGGCTTCTTCTCCCTGAAAAACTCAACTTCGAGCTCGTATGTCGGCATATGGTACAACAACATCCCCGAGCGCACATACGTGTGGATCGCCAACCGCGACAACCCGATCACCACCGATCTGCCCGGGAAACTGGTTTTTACCAATAGTTCTGACCTTGTATTGTTAGACTCCACAGGCCGCACTCTTTGGACGACGACAAACAACATCACCGCCGGAGGCGGCGGGACTGCTGCCATCCTGCTCAACTCGGGGAACTTGGTTGTCCGGTCGCCAAACGGCACTGGCATATGGGAGAGCTTCCATTACCCGACTGACACAATCGTCCCCAACGTAAGTTTCTCGTTGAGCTCGGCCGATGGTGCTAAGCGCCTTGTTGCCTGGAAAGGGCCTGATGACCCATCCAGCAGTGACTTCTCCATGGGCGGCGACTCTAGCTCAGACCTCCAGATTGTCGTTTGGAATGGGACAAGGCCATACTGGCGAAGAGCCGCGTGGGGTGGTAACTTGGTGTTCGGCACGTTCCAGAGCAACACCAGCTTCATGATGTACCAAACGATAGTGGACACAGGGGACGGGTACTACATCAAATTGACCGTCTCTGACGGCTCACCGAGCATACGTTTAACTCTGGATTACACAGGCATGGTAAGTTTTCGAAGATGGAACGACAACACATCTTCATGGACAATCTTCAATCAATTCCCCAGTCCGGCATGTGACCGTTACGACTCTTGTGGCCCGTTTGGCTACTGCGATGGCACTGAGTCTGTTCGGACATGCAAGTGCCTCAATGGGTTTGAGCCCAATGGTCTTAACTTTTCCCTAGGATGTCGGCGAAAGGAGGAGCTGAAATGTGGTGAAGTAGATAGTTTCTTGACCTTGCCTGACATGAAGACTCCTGACAAGTTCGTGTACATCAGGAACAAAAGCTTCGACCAATGCACAGCAGAATGCAGCCATAACTGTTCTTGTACAGCGTATGCTTATGCGAACCTGAAAAATGTCGACACAATGCTGGACCGGTCGAGGTGCTTGGTTTGGATGGGGGAGCTTGTCGATATGGAGAAGTTTAGTAACGATTTTGGTGAGAACCTGTATCTCCGGCTTCCCAGCTCACCAG TTAGCAAGAAGAAGAGCACTCTACTGAAGATTATACTCCCGGTTATGGCTAGTTTGCTTCTTCTACCCACATGTATATGGTTTGTATACAAGTCAAGAG GCAAATACCAAAGCAAGAAAATTCAGTACAATCATACACTGCAACATTTGGATGCTTCCAATGAACTTGGAAATGAAAACTTAGAATTTCCATCAGTTTGCTTATTAGACATCATCACTGCAACAAACAATTTCTCCGATTATAACATGCTTGGAAAAGGTGGATTCGGAAAAGTTTACAGG GGAATATTGGAAGGTGGCAAGGATGTAGCGATCAAAAGGCTTAGTAAAGGTTCTGTGCAAGGGGTTGAGGAGTTCAGAAATGAAGTAGTTCTGATTGCCAAACTGCAGCACAGAAACTTAGTTAGACTTCTTGGTTACTGCATTCATGAAGATGAGAAGTTACTGATATATGAATACTTACCTAACAAAAGCTTGGATGCCTTCCTTTTTG ATGCTACAAGAAAATCTGTGCTTGATTGGCCGACCCGGTTCAAAATAATTAAAGGGGTTGCGAGAGGGCTTCTTTATCTCCACCAAGATTCAAGGCTGACAATAATTCATAGAGATCTCAAAGCAAGTAACATCTTGTTGGACACGGAAATGAGTCCCAAGATATCAGATTTTGGTATGGCAAGGatttttggtggaaacgagCAACAAGCAAACACTACTCGAGTAGTTGGAACATA G